Genomic window (Zingiber officinale cultivar Zhangliang chromosome 2B, Zo_v1.1, whole genome shotgun sequence):
AATGGTTTTACAGTCTAAAGCATACAAGATATATGATTTAAACTTTGAGTGATAATCCAAATATCACTTGCTACTGCCCTATAAATCATAAAACTCATGATTCCTCTTAATTTAACatgtattttcttttaatttatttcttCAAATTTGTTTGCCTACTTATTGCTACAACTACTAATGTTTTCGTTGGTTGCATTTCATTCCAGGATAGAAAAAGCATATATATTATGAACCAAGCCTCCTTTCCTATATTTAAAAAAAGAATATCAAAGTAAATATTCCAAGCACACAGAGAAATAGATAGTTGTATTAAAACATGGATCTCAAAATGAAAAGTTCCATGAtgatggatttttttttcttttggattCCTTGGTTACTATCTTTCTAAAAGGTAGAGATGCATGCTAAAAACAATTAAATACATGAAAAATAGCGACATACTCAGGATCGTGGTATCCAGGAGTTCCCACGACTACAGTGGATATATGACTGTTTGCCTCACTTAGAAAAGCTTTTGAAAGCCCAAAATCTGCTATCTTAGCTTCCAAAGTTTCACTCAAAAGGATATTTCCAGACTTCACATCTCTATGAACTAATGGTGGTTTGCATCCATTTTGCAAATACTCTAGCCCTGCAATGCAATTTAATAAATGAACTAAGATGGACTCAAATGAATGGTCTGGAAATCAGGCAAGGAGATATACTTGACAGTTCACATTAATTATTCCAAACCTTGTGCAGCGTCAATTGCAATATGAAGACGTTGTCTCCAGCTTAAAGCTCTAGCATTGTTTGCCCTGCCTACATCATGTGAAATTAACAAGTTATCAACATTTAGTAAGGAAAAGCAATAAGTTAAATGAAATAAAGATTGCTTGGTATAAGTAATAACACTATTACTCTGTTTGTCAGTAGTGCCTGGCAAAACATtgtaagataaataaaaacatttttaaacatCATCATTCTCCCTTTAGTATACTCTCAGTTGCATTCAACTTGCATAAAACTATAActcaattttataattaaaaatttacttaTACACAGCAACAATCAAATAAAAATACCCATGTTACATTCAGTTAACCATGTGTTTCACAGAAGAATATATCTTTAAATAGTTAGATTATAAGCTGAATCTAATTCTTGTCACCTGGTTGTCATGCATACTATAAAGCAAGTGATATTATGAAAAAACCAACTATTAGATAATGGTATTCAATGTAGTTCCAAACCTTGCAGATGATCATGTAGTGTTCCTTGAGACATAAACTCATAGACAAGCGCCAAATGATTTACTTCACTGCAGTAGCCAACTAAAGAAACTAAATTGCGATGATGAACTCTAGTCAAGTGTTGGGCCTGGAAAAATGCAACAAGTAATGTTTACGACCTAGAAACATCAAGATCCAATCTAAATCAAAGAAACAGAAGTGAATGGCACAGTTAATATTCTATAGGATCTGACTAGTCATGGACAAGACATAATTGTTCAAGATTACTATTACTACatgtgaaggggagccttggcgcaatggtaaagttgttgctttatgacctaaaggtcacgggttcgaatcttaaAAACAATCTTTTGCAAAAAAGCTCCCCCTCCCCGTCTTTGATTATGTAAAATCTCTCAATGGATTCACATTCAACAACCATCTCCAACCAATTAAATTCAGCCATCCACATATGTATAAGATTTATTTacctcagcaagaaactctttaGTTCCTTGTGATGATGATTGTGATCGCATTTTGACTGCAACTTGAGTACCGTCTTCCAAATGTCCATGGAAAACAGACCCAAATCCTCCTTTGCCTAGgatcttttgaaagttattagTGATGTTCTGTAATTCCATGTATGTGAATTGGCGATTTTCAAGCTGCAATGCATTATCTGTTTGCTTTAGGAAACCATTATGTTGATCCACTGAGTTGCCTCGTCTCAAACCTTTCAAGTTTCAAATAAAGAATAAGATTGTTAAATGCAATGGATGATGCGTCTACTATTACTGAACAACTACAAGAGTGTCATAGAAATCTCACCTTGTGTTTTTGTCACCCTCCAAACTCTAGTTATCACCGCAAGATTTAGTATTAACACCATTAGAACTATACAAAGAATCACGATCACCACGACCACCGGCGTTGatattttcttcttcattggtgtaGGCATTTCATTGCACAATGTACCATTGTTACAAAGATGTGGATACATACCATCTCCAGCATCCGAGGGCACGGAAGTGTTGCTAATGGTCATGTAGAGCTCGAAGGCATTGAGGATGGGCGGGAGAGTGGAGTTGCTGAGGGCCTCGAGGGAGATGTTATAGGTGGGGGACGAAGGGAGGGGCCCGAGGCTGTAGACGGAGTTCGAGCAGAGGTAAGGAGGAGTCATTATGTTTATATCCCCCGGCCACCGTAATCCATTCACGTAGATGTTGAACTGCCGCGATTGATTGGTACCGGAGAGGTCCAAGATCTCGGATATGTGGAGGATGGGAAAGAACTGGTTGACGTGGCCCGGGGAGGGATCCCATGTGATGACGATGCTGGTGGAGTTGATGGCGGTGATGGCGGTCTGCATGACGACGGAGGGAACTTCGAAGGAGTCCTCGGGAAGGTTTCGGACGGTGGAGTTGGTGGAGGGAACGTCGATCCAGGTCCCCGACTGCGAGGTGTCCTCGTTCCAGCCCCACAACCGATCGAACGGGTCGGCCGGATACCTAGCGAAGGAAGCGCCAAACACATTTACCAGTTTAGTCCAAAAATTATAGAGACCTTacttaaaagagatttttaaaattataaaatgagtaaaaataaataaaagaatattttttatttctattctaGTAtagggatattttatttttaaaaataagtaaaaaattaATTCATCCTAATTTCAATcattttaaacaaattaaaaataaaaattttaaaaatattttaataatatatatatatatatatatatatatatatatatatatatatatatatatatattactattttattaaaaatctcctccctttactaactaactttggtgaagcctaaaatgcatttacgttaatgtccttttttctatttatactaaaaataattctaaggtttattagtaattccacaagcgaaacaatcagtgatctagagttcgagactcagctacaacgtattattataaatttttctcatcattaattttctctggttgttttatataaaaaaatatagttctctttagtctcatatcttagaattgacaatactatgatcaaagaagcttctataaatattttaggccgacgatgttaaaaaatatatttttcttagttttttttactaagacaagtataatattaaattaaaataattttttgcatagggaaacccgttacagtagtttgttgttgggattctctagcgtcactattgtatgggtctgacgaatcttacccaaataattaattcttagtTTATAAGGAtgacgaatcttacccaaataattaattttttgtttataaaggtgacactagaaaatccaaacaattcgaatTTCACACGCAACGCGCgtgcacgatcacactagtataTATATGAATTTTGATAAGCTAGAATAATTTTGCTTTATATTATCCAAAAGTCAACGTTTCTAATTTTATATATCTAATAAGACGTcacaattaaattatatatatatatatatatatatatatatatatatatatatatatatatataccctgaGCGACGGTGGATGACATTAGATGTGGTCATTTGATGAGGCTTTGACCGAATTTTTTTAATACATCTCAAGTCTCATATGCATATAACAAATTCTCTCTCCTTTGATTGTATGCACACTCATCGTTTTAGTGCTgatttttaaaaaccaatatcAAAGTGGAACTAGTCTTAAAAGATTAACTCCAATGTGCTGGTGCTGGTATTTAAAAACCAGCAAACTGAAGCTGGTCTCTATAAATCAACACCAACATGGGAGTTGGTATTTAAAAATAAGAACCATTTTAGTACTGGTCTATAGAAACCAATATCAACGTTGGAGCTAGTCTTTAAAGACTAGCATCatcccccagggcgtagcacagacggtgggtgcatggt
Coding sequences:
- the LOC122047787 gene encoding probable LRR receptor-like serine/threonine-protein kinase At1g05700 is translated as MQTAITAINSTSIVITWDPSPGHVNQFFPILHISEILDLSGTNQSRQFNIYVNGLRWPGDINIMTPPYLCSNSVYSLGPLPSSPTYNISLEALSNSTLPPILNAFELYMTISNTSVPSDAGDGMYPHLCNNGTLCNEMPTPMKKKISTPVVVVIVILCIVLMVLILNLAVITRVWRVTKTQGLRRGNSVDQHNGFLKQTDNALQLENRQFTYMELQNITNNFQKILGKGGFGSVFHGHLEDGTQVAVKMRSQSSSQGTKEFLAEAQHLTRVHHRNLVSLVGYCSEVNHLALVYEFMSQGTLHDHLQGRANNARALSWRQRLHIAIDAAQGLEYLQNGCKPPLVHRDVKSGNILLSETLEAKIADFGLSKAFLSEANSHISTVVVGTPGYHDPEYYNTFQLSNKSDVYSYGVVLLELITGLPPIVQGIENVHLTQWVLQRLARGYIEDIVDPRLEGEYDINSVWKCANIALKCTTERSQQRPTMTEVVMQLKESLKLENSHDNTVNKVAHSENLDSEVSDVSQKSILEIGVSRLIEISGPTIR